A section of the Papio anubis isolate 15944 chromosome 16, Panubis1.0, whole genome shotgun sequence genome encodes:
- the LOC103887877 gene encoding uncharacterized protein LOC103887877: MVPHVPAHSVAAGTGSVSWRLACAWLLNKPMGPQPSHEQTLVGRSRADQCSPLGQVSGGTATALTSLLQQLQTVTRAAKGLTVRKSGKEDSAPVCLWAHPRPGRSHEAGKGPGPGALAPTGPQGTTGSLNCGSLFQQGGRGSCRGKWKEPSHSRTRHGGLQQAVTPKAASTFPAQPSHQASVSPREEAAVGAVAVAELGGPNQKGRKDKTTTDMPRRTVTSALGGRAGPVNRLSQSETGWVQVPTRWVCLPVGHSKRENQACPKRQTQQSPLSLFWYFP, encoded by the coding sequence ATGGTGCCCCATGTGCCTGCACACAGCGTGGCTGCAGGGACAGGCTCCGTGAGCTGGCGCCTGGCCTGCGCTTGGCTTCTGAACAAGCCTATGGGTCCACAGCCCAGCCATGAGCAGACGCTGGTGGGACGTTCCCGTGCAGACCAGTGCAGCCCCCTTGGCCAAGTGTCTGGTGGGACAGCAACAGCTCTGACCAGCCTCCTCCAACAGCTCCAGACCGTGACCCGTGCAGCCAAAGGGCTCACTGTGCGGAAAAGTGGCAAGGAAGACTCAGCTCCAGTCTGCCTCTGGGCTCATCCGCGGCCCGGTCGGTCACACGAAGCAGGGAAAGGTCCGGGCCCCGGAGCCCTGGCACCCACAGGCCCACAAGGCACCACAGGGTCACTGAACTGTGGCTCCCTGTTCCagcagggaggccgaggcagctgtcGGGGAAAATGGAAAGAGCCATCTCACTCGAGAACTCGGCACGGGGGCCTCCAACAGGCGGTAACACCCAAAGCAGCAAGCACCTTCCCTGCCCAGCCCTCACATCAGGCGTCAGTGAGTCCCAGGGAGGAGGCAGCAGTGGGGGCCGTGGCTGTGGCTGAGCTTGGGGGGCCTAACCAGAAGGGCAGAAAAGACAAGACCACAACAGACATGCCCAGACGGACAGTGACCTCAGCCCTCGGTGGCAGGGCAGGGCCAGTAAACAGGCTGAGCCAGAGCGAGACTGGCTGGGTGCAGGTCCCCACACGCTGGGTCTGTCTTCCTGTGGGACACAGCAAAAGGGAGAACCAAGCCTGCCCAAAACGTCAGACCCAGCAGTCACCGCTGTCGTTATTTTGGTATTTTCCttaa
- the TCFL5 gene encoding transcription factor-like 5 protein isoform X4: protein MSGPGPREPPPEAGAAGGEAGVEGAGGGDAALGEQGLSFTTTDLSLVEMTEVEYTQLQHILYSHMEAAADGELETRLNSALLAAAGPGAGAGGFAAGGLGGAAPVYPVLCPSALAADAPCLGHIDFQELRMMLLSEAGAAEKTPGGGDGARARADGAAKEGAGAAAAGPEGAPEARAKPAVRVRLEDRFNSIPAEPPPAPRGPEPPEPGVALNNLVTLIRHPSELMNVPLHQQQNKCTTLVKNKTAATTTALQFTYPLFTTNACSTSGNSNLSQTQSSSNSCSVLEAAKHQDIGLPRAFSFCYQQEIESTKQTLGSRNKALPEQVWIKVGEALCKQALKRNRSRMRQLDTNVERRALGEIQNVGEGATATQGAWQSSESSQSNLGEQAQSGPQGGRSQRRERHNRMERDRRRRIRICCDELNLLVPFCNAETDKATTLQWTTAFLKYIQERHGDSLKKEFESVFCGKTGRRLKLTRPDSLVACPAQQSLQSSPSMEIK, encoded by the exons ATGTCGGGCCCCGGGCCGCGGGAGCCGCCGCCGGAGGCAGGCGCGGCAGGCGGCGAGGCGGGCGTCGAGGGCGCGGGCGGCGGGGACGCGGCGCTGGGCGAGCAGGGACTGAGCTTCACGACCACCGACCTGAGCCTGGTGGAGATGACGGAGGTGGAGTACACGCAGCTGCAGCACATCCTCTACTCGCACATGGAGGCGGCGGCTGACGGCGAGCTCGAGACGCGCCTCAACTCGGCGCTGCTGGCGGCGGCGGGCCcgggcgcgggcgcgggcggCTTCGCGGCGGGCGGTCTTGGGGGCGCGGCGCCCGTGTACCCCGTGCTGTGCCCGTCCGCGCTGGCGGCCGACGCGCCCTGCCTGGGCCACATCGACTTCCAGGAGCTGCGCATGATGCTGCTGAGCGAGGCGGGCGCGGCGGAGAAGACGCCGGGCGGCGGGGATGGGGCGAGGGCCCGGGCCGACGGCGCCGCCAAGGAGGGCGCGGGCGCGGCTGCGGCTGGACCCGAGGGCGCGCCCGAGGCCCGGGCCAAGCCGGCCGTGCGCGTCCGCCTGGAGGACCGCTTCAACAGCATCCCCGCCGAGCCGCCGCCCGCGCCGCGCGGCCCCGAGCCCCCCGAGCCGGGCGTGGCGCTCAACAA TTTGGTAACTCTCATTCGACATCCATCTGAATTAATGAATGTTCCTCTtcatcaacaacaaaacaaatgtacaacattagtgaaaaataaaactgctgcTACAACTACTGCTTTGCAGTTTACATACCCACTGTTTACTACAAATGCTTGCTCTACTAGTGGAAATTCTAATCTTTCACAGACACAG agtTCTAGTAACTCATGTTCTGTCCTTGAAGCTGCCAAGCACCAGGATATTGGATTGCCTAgagcattttctttctgttatcaGCAAGAAATTGAATCCACTAAACAGACATTAGGTAGTAGAAACAAAGCTTTGCCTGAGCAAGTTTGGATTAAAGTGGGAG AAGCGCTATGCAAACAAGCACTGAAGAGGAATCGGAGTAGAATGCGTCAGTTGGACACAAATGTAGAGCGAAGAGCCCTTGGAGAGATTCAGAATGTGGGCGAAGGTGCCACTGCCACACAGGGCGCTTGGCAGTCCTCGGAGTCCTCACAGTCAAACCTGGGGGAGCAGGCCCAGAGTGGGCCCCAGGGAGGAAGGTCTCAGCGTAGGGAGAGGCATAACCGAATGGAAAGAGATAGAAG GCGCAGAATCCGCATTTGCTGTGATGAGTTGAATCTCTTAGTACCGTTCTGCAATGCCGAGACTGACAAGGCCACAACTCTGCAGTGGACCACAGCATTCCTGAAATATATCCAGGAAAGACACGGAGATTCTCTTAAAAAG
- the TCFL5 gene encoding transcription factor-like 5 protein isoform X3, with translation MSGPGPREPPPEAGAAGGEAGVEGAGGGDAALGEQGLSFTTTDLSLVEMTEVEYTQLQHILYSHMEAAADGELETRLNSALLAAAGPGAGAGGFAAGGLGGAAPVYPVLCPSALAADAPCLGHIDFQELRMMLLSEAGAAEKTPGGGDGARARADGAAKEGAGAAAAGPEGAPEARAKPAVRVRLEDRFNSIPAEPPPAPRGPEPPEPGVALNNLVTLIRHPSELMNVPLHQQQNKCTTLVKNKTAATTTALQFTYPLFTTNACSTSGNSNLSQTQSSSNSCSVLEAAKHQDIGLPRAFSFCYQQEIESTKQTLGSRNKALPEQVWIKVGEEALCKQALKRNRSRMRQLDTNVERRALGEIQNVGEGATATQGAWQSSESSQSNLGEQAQSGPQGGRSQRRERHNRMERDRRRRIRICCDELNLLVPFCNAETDKATTLQWTTAFLKYIQERHGDSLKKEFESVFCGKTGRRLKLTRPDSLVACPAQQSLQSSPSMEIK, from the exons ATGTCGGGCCCCGGGCCGCGGGAGCCGCCGCCGGAGGCAGGCGCGGCAGGCGGCGAGGCGGGCGTCGAGGGCGCGGGCGGCGGGGACGCGGCGCTGGGCGAGCAGGGACTGAGCTTCACGACCACCGACCTGAGCCTGGTGGAGATGACGGAGGTGGAGTACACGCAGCTGCAGCACATCCTCTACTCGCACATGGAGGCGGCGGCTGACGGCGAGCTCGAGACGCGCCTCAACTCGGCGCTGCTGGCGGCGGCGGGCCcgggcgcgggcgcgggcggCTTCGCGGCGGGCGGTCTTGGGGGCGCGGCGCCCGTGTACCCCGTGCTGTGCCCGTCCGCGCTGGCGGCCGACGCGCCCTGCCTGGGCCACATCGACTTCCAGGAGCTGCGCATGATGCTGCTGAGCGAGGCGGGCGCGGCGGAGAAGACGCCGGGCGGCGGGGATGGGGCGAGGGCCCGGGCCGACGGCGCCGCCAAGGAGGGCGCGGGCGCGGCTGCGGCTGGACCCGAGGGCGCGCCCGAGGCCCGGGCCAAGCCGGCCGTGCGCGTCCGCCTGGAGGACCGCTTCAACAGCATCCCCGCCGAGCCGCCGCCCGCGCCGCGCGGCCCCGAGCCCCCCGAGCCGGGCGTGGCGCTCAACAA TTTGGTAACTCTCATTCGACATCCATCTGAATTAATGAATGTTCCTCTtcatcaacaacaaaacaaatgtacaacattagtgaaaaataaaactgctgcTACAACTACTGCTTTGCAGTTTACATACCCACTGTTTACTACAAATGCTTGCTCTACTAGTGGAAATTCTAATCTTTCACAGACACAG agtTCTAGTAACTCATGTTCTGTCCTTGAAGCTGCCAAGCACCAGGATATTGGATTGCCTAgagcattttctttctgttatcaGCAAGAAATTGAATCCACTAAACAGACATTAGGTAGTAGAAACAAAGCTTTGCCTGAGCAAGTTTGGATTAAAGTGGGAG aAGAAGCGCTATGCAAACAAGCACTGAAGAGGAATCGGAGTAGAATGCGTCAGTTGGACACAAATGTAGAGCGAAGAGCCCTTGGAGAGATTCAGAATGTGGGCGAAGGTGCCACTGCCACACAGGGCGCTTGGCAGTCCTCGGAGTCCTCACAGTCAAACCTGGGGGAGCAGGCCCAGAGTGGGCCCCAGGGAGGAAGGTCTCAGCGTAGGGAGAGGCATAACCGAATGGAAAGAGATAGAAG GCGCAGAATCCGCATTTGCTGTGATGAGTTGAATCTCTTAGTACCGTTCTGCAATGCCGAGACTGACAAGGCCACAACTCTGCAGTGGACCACAGCATTCCTGAAATATATCCAGGAAAGACACGGAGATTCTCTTAAAAAG
- the TCFL5 gene encoding transcription factor-like 5 protein isoform X5 codes for MSGPGPREPPPEAGAAGGEAGVEGAGGGDAALGEQGLSFTTTDLSLVEMTEVEYTQLQHILYSHMEAAADGELETRLNSALLAAAGPGAGAGGFAAGGLGGAAPVYPVLCPSALAADAPCLGHIDFQELRMMLLSEAGAAEKTPGGGDGARARADGAAKEGAGAAAAGPEGAPEARAKPAVRVRLEDRFNSIPAEPPPAPRGPEPPEPGVALNNLVTLIRHPSELMNVPLHQQQNKCTTLVKNKTAATTTALQFTYPLFTTNACSTSGNSNLSQTQSSSNSCSVLEAAKHQDIGLPRAFSFCYQQEIESTKQTLGSRNKALPEQVWIKVGEEALCKQALKRNRSRMRQLDTNVERRALGEIQNVGEGATATQGAWQSSESSQSNLGEQAQSGPQGGRSQRRERHNRMERDRRRRIRICCDELNLLVPFCNAETDKATTLQWTTAFLKYIQERHGDSLKKMDN; via the exons ATGTCGGGCCCCGGGCCGCGGGAGCCGCCGCCGGAGGCAGGCGCGGCAGGCGGCGAGGCGGGCGTCGAGGGCGCGGGCGGCGGGGACGCGGCGCTGGGCGAGCAGGGACTGAGCTTCACGACCACCGACCTGAGCCTGGTGGAGATGACGGAGGTGGAGTACACGCAGCTGCAGCACATCCTCTACTCGCACATGGAGGCGGCGGCTGACGGCGAGCTCGAGACGCGCCTCAACTCGGCGCTGCTGGCGGCGGCGGGCCcgggcgcgggcgcgggcggCTTCGCGGCGGGCGGTCTTGGGGGCGCGGCGCCCGTGTACCCCGTGCTGTGCCCGTCCGCGCTGGCGGCCGACGCGCCCTGCCTGGGCCACATCGACTTCCAGGAGCTGCGCATGATGCTGCTGAGCGAGGCGGGCGCGGCGGAGAAGACGCCGGGCGGCGGGGATGGGGCGAGGGCCCGGGCCGACGGCGCCGCCAAGGAGGGCGCGGGCGCGGCTGCGGCTGGACCCGAGGGCGCGCCCGAGGCCCGGGCCAAGCCGGCCGTGCGCGTCCGCCTGGAGGACCGCTTCAACAGCATCCCCGCCGAGCCGCCGCCCGCGCCGCGCGGCCCCGAGCCCCCCGAGCCGGGCGTGGCGCTCAACAA TTTGGTAACTCTCATTCGACATCCATCTGAATTAATGAATGTTCCTCTtcatcaacaacaaaacaaatgtacaacattagtgaaaaataaaactgctgcTACAACTACTGCTTTGCAGTTTACATACCCACTGTTTACTACAAATGCTTGCTCTACTAGTGGAAATTCTAATCTTTCACAGACACAG agtTCTAGTAACTCATGTTCTGTCCTTGAAGCTGCCAAGCACCAGGATATTGGATTGCCTAgagcattttctttctgttatcaGCAAGAAATTGAATCCACTAAACAGACATTAGGTAGTAGAAACAAAGCTTTGCCTGAGCAAGTTTGGATTAAAGTGGGAG aAGAAGCGCTATGCAAACAAGCACTGAAGAGGAATCGGAGTAGAATGCGTCAGTTGGACACAAATGTAGAGCGAAGAGCCCTTGGAGAGATTCAGAATGTGGGCGAAGGTGCCACTGCCACACAGGGCGCTTGGCAGTCCTCGGAGTCCTCACAGTCAAACCTGGGGGAGCAGGCCCAGAGTGGGCCCCAGGGAGGAAGGTCTCAGCGTAGGGAGAGGCATAACCGAATGGAAAGAGATAGAAG GCGCAGAATCCGCATTTGCTGTGATGAGTTGAATCTCTTAGTACCGTTCTGCAATGCCGAGACTGACAAGGCCACAACTCTGCAGTGGACCACAGCATTCCTGAAATATATCCAGGAAAGACACGGAGATTCTCTTAAAAAG